In bacterium, the DNA window TCCCCGAAGATGACGCTGAACAGCACCAGGAAGATGACCGGTAGCGCCAGGGTGAAGAAGGCGGCGGCCGGCGTCCGCCAGAACAGGCGGTTGTTGTGGCGGATCTGACCCCAGACGAGGGACAGGTAACGGGCGGGGCTCATGATGGCCGACCCCCGTTCTCGGTCTCGCCCACGATGTCGAGGTATACGTCCTCGAGGCTGGGCCGGGTCACTTCCAGGCCGCCCAACTCGACCCCCCGCTCCGTGGCCCAGGTCGTCAACTCGAGCAGATCGGTGGTCACCGAGGTGGATCGGTAGGTGACGGTGTGGCCGGTCATGTCCGGTCCGCCCTCCAATCGAGGAAGCCCGTCCGCGCCTTCGGCGGTGAACGAGATGGTGCTGAACGCCCGGCCCTCGCCCAGCGCGTCAGCCGTTCCTTCGGCAACTATGGAGCCGCCGGACAGGACGATGATCCGATCCGCCAGGTGCTGAGCCTCGTCCAGGTAATGGGTGGTGAGCAGGATCGTCTTGCCGAGGTTGGTCAAGCCTTCGATCATCGCCCACGATTTGCGGCGCGCCGACGGATCGAACCCCGTGGTGGGCTCGTCCAGGAACACCAGATCGGGATCCCCGGCCAGACCCAGTGCGAGGTCGAGCCTGCGTTTCTGCCCGCCGGAGAGGGTCTTGATGCGGGCATCGGCCTTGCCGTCCAGCCCTACCAGGTTGATCAACTCGTCCGTGGGCAGCCGGCGGGAATAGGACCGGGCGTAGACATCGATGGCCTCCCGGACCGTCAGCACCACCTCGATACCGGTCTCCTGGAGGACGATTCCGATCCGATCGCGAAACTCCCTCCCGCCGGACGACGGATCGTGGCCCAGCACGCTGATCGTGCCGCCGTCCGCCCGCCGGTAGCCCTCCAGGATCTCCACCGCGGTGGTCTTGCCGGCGCCGTTCGGGCCGAGGATCGCCAGCACCTCACCCTCGTCGACCGTGAAGCTGACCCCCGCCAATGCGGTGACGGAGCCGTAGGTCTTGGTTAGGCCTTCGACGCTGACTGCCGGGGGCACGATGGGAACCTCCCTATAGTTTGTAACACAAAGGAGTTTATATGGCGAATACCTATGATGTCAAGTTGTCTGTAGAAGGAAGCGCCGACGTCACGGCGGACCGCTGGCCGGGGCCCGGTCGCCAAGACCGCCGCTTATCCGGGACAGACGATGGGACGGATGTCATGGGTGGCCAGGCCCGGCGTCGATCCGGGGACCTCTGCTTTTTCAGAGCAGCGCTCTACCGACTGAGCTACCTGGCCGCTGAGCTACGAGAACCGTCTCCGAGGAGGGCGCTGAAAGGACGGGGATGGGTTGACCCCCGATTCCCCGACCTGCGATCTTCCAGCCGGCTATCGGGCCAACTGGACACTCTTCAGTACCCTCCGAGCGGCTGGTCCTCGTGGCGGGGACGACGGGATTTGAACCCGCGACCTCCGGCTTGACAGGCCGGCGTGAACTCCAGGCTTCACCACGCCCCCGTACCGCCCCACCAGACTAACCCGCTCCCGCACGAGAAGCCAGAGAACCGGGTGGAGCCCGGGATTATAGGACTGTCCGAATGGTTCTCTGCGCTAGAACTCAACTGTCGATTGATCAGTCGAGGGCCGAGCCCATCACCTCCAATAGGACGTCCACGTCATGGTCGTCCACGTCGAGATGGGTGACTATGCGGCAGGTTCGCTCATCCCGGGGTGAGATGAGCACGCCCGCCCGGCGTGCGGTCTCGATCAGCTCAGCTGAGCCCGGGCCGTCCGACGTCATCCGGAATATCACGATGTTCGTCTCCACCGGCAACACGCTCGCCACCCGGGCCATCCCGGACATGGCCGCCCCGATCCGGGCCGCCCGGGCATGGTCATCCGCCATCCGATCAACATGATGGTCGAGCGCGTAGAGGCCCATCGCGGCGATGATGCCGGACTGGCGCATCGCCCCACCCCACTGCTGCTTCCATCGCCAGGCCCGATCGATGAAGTCCCGGCTGCCGGCCATCACCGCCCCGACCCCTGCGCCAAGACCCTTGGTCAGGTCGACCCAGACGCTGTCCATCCCCTCGGCGAAACGAGCCGCCGGGACTCCGGTTGCTACCACCGCGTTCAGCAGGCGGGCGCCGTCCATGTGGGTGACGAGGCCCGCGCCGTGGGCCACCTCCGCCACCTCGTCTATGACCTCGATAGGCCAGATCGCCCCCCCGGCCAGGTTGGCGGTCTGCTCGATCGACACCAGCCGGGAGGGGGGCATGTACCGGGACTTGGGCCGGATGGCCCGAGCGACCTGCTCACCCGTGAACCTCCCGTGATCCCCGTCAAGCGGGTGGACCATGGCGCCGGCCAGAGCCGCCGGGCCACCCGACTCGTAGCCGATGATGTGGCTGCTCCAATGCGCGATCACCTCATCTCCGGGATCTACGTGGACCTTGATGGCGATCTCGTTGCACATGGTGCCTGACGGCAGGAACAAGGCCGCCTCCTTGCCCAGCAACTCGGCAACGCGGCTCTCCAGCCGGGAGGTGGTGGGGTCGGTGCCCAACTGCTCGTCTCCGACATCAGCGTCCAGGACCGTGGCCCGCATCCCCGCCGTCGGCTTGGTCTGGGTGTCGGAGTGGAAGTTGTGCATCACGGCCTCCATTGATGGGTGCTGGGAGCGTCCGGCGGCCGGGCGGCCCCTGACATGATCCCAGGCCTATTGGCCCCATATTCCTAACGCATTAGGAGAAAAAGGCATAACCCATTGGCAAGACACGGCCAGGAGCCTTGGTCCTACTGTCTGGTGACCACCTGGGCGCGTTCGGGGCCTACCGATATCCGGCTCACCGGAAGACCGACCTGATCCTCGATGAACTCGATGTAGCGACGGGCCTGGCCGGGAAGGTCCCCGAAGCTCCGGATGTCCGTGATGTCCTCTTCCCAGCCCTCGAACTCCTCGTAGATAGGAGAGCAGTTGTAGAGAACCCGCTGCTGGCGGGGGAACTCGGAATAGGTGTCACTCCCCGACCGGTAGCCGGTGGCAGCCCGGATCGTATCGAAACCGGACAGGACGTCGAGCTTGGTGATGAAGAGCTCGGTGAGCGAGTTGACCCGGCGGGCATAGCGGAGGGCCACGAGGTCGAGCCAGCCGCATCGCCGACGCCGCCCCGTCACCGTGCCGTACTCGCCGCCCACGTCCACCATGCGATCACCGGCTTCGTCCGACAGCTCGGTGGGGAAGGGACCGCTGCCGACCCGGGATATGTAGGCCTTGGCCACGCCCACAACCCGGTCCAGCACCTTGGGACCGACCCCGGCCCCGACCGCCGCCCCCCCGGCGGTTGGGGTGGAGGAGGTGACGAACGGGTAGGTGCCGTGGTCGATGTCGAGCAGGGTGCCCTGCGCCCCCTCGAAGAGCACGTCCTTCCCACCCGCCAGGGCCTCCCAGATCAGCAGGGAAGTGTCATCCACCATCGGCAGAAGCCGCTCTGCATAACGGAGGTACTCGTCCACGATCCCCGACGACTTCATCGGAAGCTGGTTGTAGACCCGGGTGAGGATCTTGTTCTTCTCGGTCAGGACGGTCTCCAGCTTGTCGGAGAAGATCGCCGGGTCGAACAGGTCCTGTACCCGGATTCCGGTGCGGGCGATCTTGTCGGTGTAGGCAGGCCCGATCCCCCTCTTGGTAGTCCCGATCCGGTTGCGACCCAGGTAGCGCTCCATGACCGTGTCCAGCTTGCGGTGGTAGGGCATGATCAGATGGGCGTTGCCCGAGATGCGAAGCCGTGACGGGTCGATACCCCGTTCCTCCAGCATGGACATCTCCGCCAGCAACACCTGGGGGTCGATGACCACCCCGGAGGCGATGACCGGCGTAACCCCCGGATACATGACCCCCGAAGGCACGAGTGATAGCGCGAAACGCTCCGAACCGACCACGATGGTGTGACCGGCGTTGTTGCCGCCCTGGTAGCGGACCACGTAGTCGGCATCCCGGGCGAACAGGTCGGTTACCCGGCCCTTGCCCTCGTCACCCCACTGGGCACCCAGCACCACCGTTGCAGGCATGACCAGGAGGGTACTGAAGAATGTCCGGTTGGCCCGATTTCGACGCCGAAACCCCCGTCAGCGCATCGCAGGCCCGCCAATCCCCGTCTCTTTCAGCGGCCTCCTACCGGCGACCCGCGTGACCTGATTGCATGGCTCTCGCTCCCGGATGGGGCCGCAGCAGCGTAGGAGCGCCGGGCGCCCCGGAGCACACCGGGTTGGCTCGCAGGTAGGTCACTTGGCTGCGGAGTGTGTCCCGAAGGGGACGGTCGTCAGGTCGGTGCAACGTATGCTGGAGCGAGATGGCGAAGGCGCGGATCAGCAGGGAAGAACGGCGGCGGCGGCTGGTGAGGCGCCACCATCTTCATCCCGATCATCCGGCCGCTTCGGCCACCGAGGCTGCCAGGCGCCTGGTGGGCCTGCATTCCAGCGACCCGACCACTGTCTTCCTCTCGGCGCGGGCCCGGGTGCCGGGGATCACTGTCGCCGACCTGGAGCGGGAGCTTTACGACCGGCCCACCCTGTTCCGGGTACTCGGAATGCGGGGCACCCTGTTCGCCGTTCCGGCCGGGCAGGTACCGCTCCTGCAACATGGCTGCTCCCTGAGGCTGGCGCCGGCGGTGCGGAAACGCCTGGTCGGATACCTGGAGGGCCAGAACCTGGCACGTGACGGCGAGGCTTGGGTACGGCGGGTGTCGGATGCGACCACAGAAGCCATCGCCAGGCGCGGCCAAGCCGCGGCTATGGAGCTGCGCGAGGACGTGCCGGAACTCAAGCTGACCCTCGAGTTCGGGAAGGGAAAGGCGTGGGGCGGGAAGGTCGGGGTCTCGACCCGGGTGCTCTTCCTCCTTGCCTGCGAAGGGCGGATCATCCGGGCCCGGCCCCGCGGGTCATGGATCAGCGGGCAGTACCGCTGGACCACTCCGGCAGGACTGATTCCGCGTGGTATCCGCGACCTCGACCCAGCCCAGGCGCGGGCGCGGATCCTGGAATTGTGGTTGCGCGCCTACGGACCGGGGACGATGGCCGACCTGAAGTGGTGGTCGGGCTGGCCCCTCCGGGATGTACGGGCTGCCCTCGGATCCCTGGAGGTCTCCGAGGCGGAAACCGACGAAGGACCGGCCTTCGTCCTCGCGCATGATCTGGAACCAACCCCACCATCCGAGCCGCGAGCGGCCCTGCTGCCGTCACTCGACTCCACCATCATGGGATGGCGGGACCGGGACTGGTACCTGGGCGACCACGCCGGGCCCCTCTACGACCGCAACGGGAACGCCGGACCCACCGTGTGGTGGGACGGCAGGGTGGTGGGCGGTTGGGCCCAGACCAAGGCAGGCCGCATCTCGTACCGCCTCCTAGAGGACGTCGGCGCCGAGGGAGCAGCCGATGTAGCTCGGATAGCGGAGCATCTCGAGGACTGGATGGGCCAGACCCGGGTCACGCCCAGGTTCCGGACCCCGCTCGAGAGGGAGCTTGCCGGCTGACCCGGCACCGCTGAGCGGGCCCCACGTGCCCGGGATCGCGAAACCCCTTCTCAAAGGGCGGCGTGAGGGTTAATCTCTCGCCCATGCCCCGGATCAGAGCCGCCAGCATCGCCGAGCACAAGGTGATCACCCGCGCCCTCATCCTCGACAAGGCTCGGGAACTCTTCGCCACCTGGGGGTACGAGGACACCTCGTTCGGTGACATCGCCGCCGGTGTGGGGATGGGCCGCACCACCCTCTACGACTACTTCACGGACAAGGACGACCTGCTCGCCTCCCTCGTGGAGGAGACCCTCCCGCCGACGATCCGGAACCTGATATCCCGGATTCCGTCCGGCATCACGCCGGTGGAGCGTCTCCGGAACCTGGTGGTGGTCACACTCGAGTTCCTGGCCACCGAGCCCACCCTGGGCCGGTTGCTTCACCGAGAGATCCACAAGCTCTCCGAATCCGCTCGGCAGCGCGTGGCGGTGGCGCACCAGTCGCTGGCGCGTGAATTCGTGGATACCTACCGGGCCGGAGTGGAGGCGGGTGATCTCAAGAGGCTCCCGCCCGGACTCGCCGGCCGCTTTCTCAACGACATGATCATGTCCGCCGCACAGGCGCTGATCGATGCCGACGACCCCGAGGCGGCGTTGCCGACCGTTGCCGGAGCGATGACCGACCTCCTGTTCAACGGACTGGCCGATCGTGAGACGGGCCAACCGGTTCGCAACGTGGCCGCGGGTCTACCGCACGCGGATCTGAGGGAGCTACGAGCCTGATGGGCGTCCGCTCCGACCATCCGTTCCTCATCCGGGAACTCTCCCAGCTCGAGTTCGTCCGGCGGGTTCTGGCCCAAGCCGAGCGCCACCGCACCCCCCTGCTGGAGCGGGTCAGATATGTAGCAATCGTGAGCGAGCTGATCGACGAGATCTACCAGGTGCGGGTGGCCAGACTCGAGGAGAAGGTGGACGCCGGCTTCGAGGATCTGTCGAGGGCGGGGATGTCGACACCGGAGCTGCTGGACCGGATCCGGTCGGTGGTCGTTGAGATATGCGAGCAACAGAGCCATGTATTCCGCACGGAGCTGCAGCCTGCTCTGGACCGCCTCGGCATCCACATCCTGCTGTGGGATGCGCTGGACGAGACCGACCAAGCGTATCTTCATCGGGTGTTTCACGACCGGGTGTATCCGGTTCTGACCCCGCTGGCGGTCGATCCGGCCCATCCCTTCCCGTACATATCGAACCTGTCCATGAACCTGGCGGTCATGGTCAAGGAGCCGGAGACTGGGGAGCAGCGGTTCGCCCGGGTGAAGGTCCCGCCGATCCTGCCGCGGTTCATCGAGCTTCCCGACCAGCGCGGGTTCGTACCGCTCGAACAGCTGATCTCGGCTTACATCGACGAGCTGTTCCCGGGCATGCACGTCTCCAAGTGCCATCCGTTCCGGCTCACCCGCAACACCGACTACGAGCTGGCCGAGTTCGAGACCAACGACCTTCTGGCCGCGCTGAAGTCCGAGATCGGCCGCAGGCGTCGCGGCCAGGTGATGCGGTTGGAGGTGGAGCGGGACATCGACCCCGACGTACTCGACCTGCTGATGCGGGAACTGGACATCAAGGACCGCCATGTCTATCGCATTGCCGGCCTGCTGGACCTCGGCTCGCTGACGACGTTGGCCGATCTGGACCGGCCGGAACTCCGCTGGAAGCCGTTCCCGCCGGTGGTGCCGGCCGGCCTCTCGGCCGAGCGCTCCTTCTTCGACCTCATCAGCGAGCGTGACCTCATCGTCCATCACCCCTACGAGTCGTTTGCCGCCTCGACTGCTGAGTTCGTGCGCGAAGCCGCCCATGACCCCCAGGTGCTGGGTATCAAGCAGACGCTGTATCGGACATCGTCGGACAGCTCCATCGCCCGGTCGCTGATAACCGCGGCCGAGTTGGGCAAGCAGGTGGTAGCACTGGTAGAACTGAAGGCCCGTTTCGACGAGGAGCGCAACATCGAGCAGGCCCAGGCGCTGGAGGAAGCCGGTGTGCATGTGGTCTACGGGCTGGTCGGCCTCAAGACCCACGCCAAGCTCTGCCTGGTGGTCCGCCAGGAGGAGGGCCGCCTGGCTCGCTACGTCCACACGTCCACCGGCAACTACAACGAGAAGACCGCCCGGCTGTACGAGGACGTGGGCCTGTTCACCAAGGACCCGCAGATCGGCGCCGATGTCAGCGACCTCTTCAACCACATGACCGGCTACAGCAAGCAGAAGTCCTACCGGAAGCTGGTGGTG includes these proteins:
- a CDS encoding threonine aldolase family protein, which produces MEAVMHNFHSDTQTKPTAGMRATVLDADVGDEQLGTDPTTSRLESRVAELLGKEAALFLPSGTMCNEIAIKVHVDPGDEVIAHWSSHIIGYESGGPAALAGAMVHPLDGDHGRFTGEQVARAIRPKSRYMPPSRLVSIEQTANLAGGAIWPIEVIDEVAEVAHGAGLVTHMDGARLLNAVVATGVPAARFAEGMDSVWVDLTKGLGAGVGAVMAGSRDFIDRAWRWKQQWGGAMRQSGIIAAMGLYALDHHVDRMADDHARAARIGAAMSGMARVASVLPVETNIVIFRMTSDGPGSAELIETARRAGVLISPRDERTCRIVTHLDVDDHDVDVLLEVMGSALD
- a CDS encoding ABC transporter ATP-binding protein, encoding MPPAVSVEGLTKTYGSVTALAGVSFTVDEGEVLAILGPNGAGKTTAVEILEGYRRADGGTISVLGHDPSSGGREFRDRIGIVLQETGIEVVLTVREAIDVYARSYSRRLPTDELINLVGLDGKADARIKTLSGGQKRRLDLALGLAGDPDLVFLDEPTTGFDPSARRKSWAMIEGLTNLGKTILLTTHYLDEAQHLADRIIVLSGGSIVAEGTADALGEGRAFSTISFTAEGADGLPRLEGGPDMTGHTVTYRSTSVTTDLLELTTWATERGVELGGLEVTRPSLEDVYLDIVGETENGGRPS
- the ppk1 gene encoding polyphosphate kinase 1, producing the protein MGVRSDHPFLIRELSQLEFVRRVLAQAERHRTPLLERVRYVAIVSELIDEIYQVRVARLEEKVDAGFEDLSRAGMSTPELLDRIRSVVVEICEQQSHVFRTELQPALDRLGIHILLWDALDETDQAYLHRVFHDRVYPVLTPLAVDPAHPFPYISNLSMNLAVMVKEPETGEQRFARVKVPPILPRFIELPDQRGFVPLEQLISAYIDELFPGMHVSKCHPFRLTRNTDYELAEFETNDLLAALKSEIGRRRRGQVMRLEVERDIDPDVLDLLMRELDIKDRHVYRIAGLLDLGSLTTLADLDRPELRWKPFPPVVPAGLSAERSFFDLISERDLIVHHPYESFAASTAEFVREAAHDPQVLGIKQTLYRTSSDSSIARSLITAAELGKQVVALVELKARFDEERNIEQAQALEEAGVHVVYGLVGLKTHAKLCLVVRQEEGRLARYVHTSTGNYNEKTARLYEDVGLFTKDPQIGADVSDLFNHMTGYSKQKSYRKLVVAPTELRDHFLELVRRESEYGDGHIVAKLNGLVDERMINALYEASQAGTRIDLIVRGVCCLRPGVPGLSENVTVRSIVGRFLEHSRILRLGRPERGFLYYIGSADLMPRNLDRRVEALFPVEDPEAQHRLEEILDLCRADDHLSWVLQPDGTYEPRGQKRGLDLHQALTDLALERSRTARNR
- a CDS encoding TetR/AcrR family transcriptional regulator gives rise to the protein MPRIRAASIAEHKVITRALILDKARELFATWGYEDTSFGDIAAGVGMGRTTLYDYFTDKDDLLASLVEETLPPTIRNLISRIPSGITPVERLRNLVVVTLEFLATEPTLGRLLHREIHKLSESARQRVAVAHQSLAREFVDTYRAGVEAGDLKRLPPGLAGRFLNDMIMSAAQALIDADDPEAALPTVAGAMTDLLFNGLADRETGQPVRNVAAGLPHADLRELRA
- a CDS encoding winged helix DNA-binding domain-containing protein, with the translated sequence MAKARISREERRRRLVRRHHLHPDHPAASATEAARRLVGLHSSDPTTVFLSARARVPGITVADLERELYDRPTLFRVLGMRGTLFAVPAGQVPLLQHGCSLRLAPAVRKRLVGYLEGQNLARDGEAWVRRVSDATTEAIARRGQAAAMELREDVPELKLTLEFGKGKAWGGKVGVSTRVLFLLACEGRIIRARPRGSWISGQYRWTTPAGLIPRGIRDLDPAQARARILELWLRAYGPGTMADLKWWSGWPLRDVRAALGSLEVSEAETDEGPAFVLAHDLEPTPPSEPRAALLPSLDSTIMGWRDRDWYLGDHAGPLYDRNGNAGPTVWWDGRVVGGWAQTKAGRISYRLLEDVGAEGAADVARIAEHLEDWMGQTRVTPRFRTPLERELAG
- a CDS encoding adenylosuccinate synthase — protein: MPATVVLGAQWGDEGKGRVTDLFARDADYVVRYQGGNNAGHTIVVGSERFALSLVPSGVMYPGVTPVIASGVVIDPQVLLAEMSMLEERGIDPSRLRISGNAHLIMPYHRKLDTVMERYLGRNRIGTTKRGIGPAYTDKIARTGIRVQDLFDPAIFSDKLETVLTEKNKILTRVYNQLPMKSSGIVDEYLRYAERLLPMVDDTSLLIWEALAGGKDVLFEGAQGTLLDIDHGTYPFVTSSTPTAGGAAVGAGVGPKVLDRVVGVAKAYISRVGSGPFPTELSDEAGDRMVDVGGEYGTVTGRRRRCGWLDLVALRYARRVNSLTELFITKLDVLSGFDTIRAATGYRSGSDTYSEFPRQQRVLYNCSPIYEEFEGWEEDITDIRSFGDLPGQARRYIEFIEDQVGLPVSRISVGPERAQVVTRQ